From the genome of Segatella hominis, one region includes:
- a CDS encoding Nif3-like dinuclear metal center hexameric protein yields the protein MKIYQVVDALEHYAPLPLQEGYDNAGLQVGLTEAVEVSGALLCLDVTEAVVDEAIRKGCNLIVSHHPLIFRKLARISDENYVQRTVRKAIKNDIAIVSMHTNMDAAKGGVNFKIAEKLGLRNLRFFGGEKEIDGVKGGEGVIGEITDETDALHADGIAADDLVLMLRERFQAECVQCNQLLRRPIRKVALCGGAGSFLLDAAIAAGADAFITGEMHYHEFFGHEQEIQICVIGHYQSEQFTSEIFRSIITEKCPGVKCEISEINTNPIIYL from the coding sequence GTGAAAATATATCAGGTAGTTGATGCCCTTGAACATTACGCGCCTCTGCCCTTGCAGGAAGGATACGATAATGCCGGCCTGCAAGTTGGATTGACAGAGGCGGTAGAAGTGTCAGGGGCATTGTTGTGTCTTGACGTGACTGAGGCCGTCGTAGATGAGGCCATCCGAAAGGGCTGTAACCTCATCGTGAGCCATCATCCGCTGATCTTCCGCAAACTGGCGAGAATTTCAGACGAAAACTATGTACAGCGCACCGTGAGAAAGGCTATCAAGAACGATATTGCCATCGTTTCCATGCATACGAATATGGATGCGGCAAAGGGTGGTGTCAACTTCAAAATAGCTGAGAAACTTGGACTCCGCAACCTTCGTTTCTTCGGAGGCGAGAAAGAGATTGACGGTGTGAAAGGCGGAGAAGGAGTGATTGGCGAGATAACTGACGAGACTGACGCGCTGCATGCTGACGGAATAGCTGCCGACGACCTGGTGCTGATGCTCAGGGAGCGTTTTCAGGCGGAATGCGTGCAGTGCAACCAGTTGCTGCGCAGGCCTATCAGAAAGGTGGCGCTTTGTGGCGGGGCAGGTTCTTTCCTGCTGGATGCTGCCATCGCGGCTGGTGCTGATGCTTTCATTACGGGCGAAATGCACTATCATGAGTTCTTCGGCCATGAGCAGGAAATCCAAATCTGCGTCATCGGTCACTATCAGAGCGAACAGTTTACGAGCGAAATCTTCCGCAGCATTATCACGGAAAAATGCCCTGGAGTGAAGTGTGAAATCTCAGAAATCAATACCAATCCGATCATTTACCTGTAA
- a CDS encoding agmatine deiminase family protein: protein MYHSTLPFEFVLPAEWERQSGIMLTWPHAETDWKPYLRQITDTYLELADIITRYEHLLVATPILESTRSMLAKRLSADQMNRVHLFEIDSNDTWARDHGPITLVCKSQNSGYMMPFTLLDFKFNGWGEKFRWEKDNAITQNLYYQGAFQNSAVNNHQGFVLEGGSIESDGKGTIFTTSQCLLAPHRNQPFNREQLEKLLKNFFQAHHIVWLDHGNLIGDDTDGHIDTIVRVAPHDTLLYVGCDNPEDEQYEDFQALEAQLKKLFTFEGYPYRLLKLPMPDAIYDDGDRLPATYANFLILNGAVIYPTYNQPEKDEEAKKQIQLAFPDREIIGVDSLTIVRQHGSIHCLTMQLPEGVIRMQEPAQF, encoded by the coding sequence ATGTATCACTCAACTTTACCTTTCGAATTCGTACTTCCTGCCGAATGGGAACGTCAGAGCGGCATTATGCTCACTTGGCCTCACGCTGAAACAGACTGGAAACCCTATCTGCGACAGATAACAGATACTTATCTGGAACTGGCTGATATCATTACCCGATATGAACACCTCCTCGTAGCTACTCCTATCTTGGAGAGCACCAGGTCGATGCTTGCCAAAAGACTGTCGGCCGACCAAATGAACCGTGTCCACCTCTTTGAAATCGACAGCAATGATACATGGGCACGAGATCATGGTCCGATTACTCTGGTGTGCAAGTCGCAGAACTCAGGCTACATGATGCCTTTCACCCTCCTCGACTTCAAGTTTAATGGATGGGGAGAAAAGTTCCGTTGGGAGAAAGACAATGCCATCACGCAAAACCTGTATTATCAGGGAGCTTTCCAGAACAGTGCGGTCAACAACCATCAGGGATTTGTGCTCGAAGGCGGTAGCATCGAGAGCGACGGCAAGGGCACCATCTTCACCACCTCCCAGTGCCTCCTGGCGCCTCATCGCAACCAGCCGTTCAATCGTGAGCAACTGGAAAAGCTCCTGAAGAATTTCTTCCAGGCGCACCACATCGTCTGGCTCGACCATGGCAATCTGATTGGTGACGACACCGACGGCCATATAGACACCATCGTGAGAGTAGCTCCCCACGACACCTTATTATATGTAGGGTGCGACAATCCTGAGGATGAACAATATGAGGATTTCCAGGCACTCGAAGCCCAACTCAAGAAGCTCTTCACCTTCGAAGGCTATCCTTACCGACTGCTGAAATTGCCAATGCCGGACGCAATCTATGATGATGGCGACCGATTGCCGGCTACCTACGCCAACTTCCTCATCCTGAATGGAGCCGTGATTTACCCTACCTACAACCAGCCTGAGAAAGACGAGGAAGCCAAAAAGCAGATCCAGCTCGCCTTCCCAGACAGAGAAATCATCGGTGTAGATTCGCTCACCATCGTCCGCCAGCATGGAAGTATCCATTGCCTCACCATGCAGTTGCCGGAAGGAGTTATCAGAATGCAGGAACCTGCCCAGTTCTAA
- a CDS encoding carbon-nitrogen hydrolase, with amino-acid sequence MKLGFLQLHITADVADNKRRLAEGIIDLAHRGAELIVLQELHNTLYFCQVEDVDNFDLAETIPGPSTDFYGKLAKDLGVVIVTSLFERRAPGLYHNTAVVIEKDGTIAGKYRKMHIPDDPAYYEKFYFTPGDLGFQPIQTSVGKLGVLVCWDQWYPEAARLMALQGAEILIYPTAIGYAKYDTEDEQQRQREAWTTVMRGHAVANGLPVVAVNRVGYEPDPSEQTGGIQFWGSSFIAGPQGELLYRASDNEEESIVAEIDIKHSEDVRRWWPFLRDRRIENYGDITRRFID; translated from the coding sequence ATGAAACTCGGATTTTTACAGTTACATATTACGGCAGATGTTGCCGACAACAAGAGACGCCTGGCAGAAGGCATTATCGACCTTGCCCACCGCGGTGCAGAACTCATCGTATTGCAGGAATTGCACAATACGCTTTATTTCTGTCAAGTAGAAGATGTGGATAATTTCGACCTGGCAGAAACGATTCCTGGCCCCTCCACCGATTTCTACGGCAAGTTGGCCAAAGACCTCGGCGTAGTCATCGTCACCTCTCTTTTCGAGCGACGCGCACCAGGACTTTACCACAATACGGCAGTAGTGATTGAGAAAGACGGAACCATCGCCGGCAAATACCGCAAGATGCACATTCCAGACGATCCTGCCTACTATGAGAAGTTCTACTTCACCCCTGGCGACCTCGGTTTCCAGCCTATCCAAACTTCCGTGGGCAAGCTCGGTGTGCTCGTCTGCTGGGACCAATGGTATCCAGAAGCAGCGCGACTGATGGCTCTCCAGGGAGCAGAAATCCTCATCTATCCTACTGCCATCGGCTACGCCAAGTATGATACAGAGGATGAACAACAGCGCCAGCGTGAAGCATGGACCACGGTGATGAGGGGCCACGCAGTTGCCAACGGCTTGCCAGTAGTAGCCGTCAATCGTGTAGGTTACGAACCAGATCCAAGCGAGCAGACAGGCGGAATCCAGTTCTGGGGCAGCAGTTTCATTGCCGGTCCTCAGGGCGAGCTTCTTTACCGTGCCAGCGACAATGAAGAAGAAAGCATCGTGGCAGAAATCGACATCAAGCACAGTGAGGATGTGCGCCGCTGGTGGCCATTCCTCCGCGACCGTCGCATCGAGAACTACGGAGATATCACCAGGCGATTCATTGATTAA
- a CDS encoding AEC family transporter encodes MENLEVMVVLFIIVILGYVACKLGYMGDKFDKKLSSMVVDITCPLLVLSSVMGDELPDRTLILPLLGVGFLTYILLLVFGFGVPRLITRNHDDQGMIGFALMFANVGFIGYPIVSSIFGPKAIFYAALLNMPNTFFIFTAGVMLIKGEYSIKQFNPKVLFSPALLAAFVAALLVAFGVHTPDIIARPVTMVGNVTVPAALMIIGSSMAKLPVKEIIGSPKVYLSSLLRLVAVPLSIYFLFKVCGVSDQVNNINTVVIAMPVASFGTMFCLKYGRNPSLITEMTFITTVGSIITTPLITLLFSK; translated from the coding sequence ATGGAGAATTTGGAAGTGATGGTGGTACTTTTCATCATCGTAATTTTAGGTTACGTCGCCTGCAAGTTGGGATATATGGGCGACAAGTTTGACAAGAAGTTATCCAGCATGGTGGTAGATATCACCTGCCCTCTGCTGGTGCTCTCGTCTGTAATGGGCGATGAGCTGCCCGACCGCACGCTCATCCTCCCGCTTTTGGGCGTAGGTTTCCTTACCTACATCCTTTTGCTTGTATTCGGTTTCGGGGTGCCCCGTCTCATCACACGCAATCATGATGATCAGGGCATGATTGGCTTTGCCCTGATGTTTGCCAACGTAGGATTCATCGGCTACCCTATCGTGTCGAGCATTTTCGGTCCGAAGGCCATTTTCTATGCAGCCCTGCTCAACATGCCGAACACATTCTTTATCTTTACAGCAGGCGTCATGCTCATCAAGGGCGAGTACAGCATTAAGCAGTTCAATCCTAAGGTACTGTTTTCTCCGGCCCTTCTTGCTGCCTTCGTGGCTGCTCTCCTGGTAGCCTTTGGGGTTCATACTCCTGATATCATTGCACGTCCAGTAACGATGGTGGGCAATGTTACGGTTCCGGCAGCCCTGATGATTATCGGTTCCTCGATGGCTAAGTTGCCGGTGAAGGAGATTATCGGCAGTCCGAAGGTATATCTTTCCTCGCTTCTGCGTCTTGTGGCAGTGCCTCTGAGCATTTATTTCCTGTTCAAGGTATGTGGTGTAAGCGATCAGGTCAACAACATCAATACGGTGGTCATTGCGATGCCTGTAGCGAGTTTCGGCACGATGTTCTGTCTGAAATACGGCCGCAATCCATCTCTCATCACCGAAATGACGTTCATCACCACGGTGGGCAGTATCATCACCACCCCGCTCATCACCCTCCTCTTTTCGAAATAA